The nucleotide window AGAAAATAAAGAAACCCTTGCAGAAATGTCTGCAAGGGTTTCTTTATTTCTCTGAAGAATCAGGTTATGCCTAACCCAAAACTGCAGCTTAAATGTTTATTGATATAATATACATTAACCCCACGCTGCACCCGCTAAATAGACGAAAGAAAGGTAAGAAACAATACCAACGCTAGTATGATCACTATAAATGCGGGAATCATCAATAGTTTTTTCTTTCCGGAGATCAGCGTTGTTTTAACCAATCCAATTAATCCAACCAAAGGAATGAAAATGATAAACAGTATAAGCGTTCTCGGATTGTTATACCAGGGAGTATAATTTAATGGTCTTATTTTCATATAGGGATATTTGAACAAATATATAAAAAACACGCCAATCAGCTACCAGCATTCATTTCACGCGACATCTTGACAACTTCCGCCGTTTATTACTATATCCCGCAGCCAGCGTTCAGTAGCATTAACTAATTCGGGAATCGCCTTTTTTAATATACCTTCAAAAAAATATCAGTGCCTGCTTTTATTTTTATTTTAAAGAATCTAAACATGAAACGATTAGCATTAGTAATAGGATTTACTATGGCCAGTATGGCAGGATTTGCTCAGGCCGCCAACGCAATCAAGGGCCTGTGGTTTAACCCGGAAAAAGACGGGAAGGTGGACATCTATGAATCATCCGGCAAGTATTATGGGAAACTGGTGTGGATGAAAACACCATTTGAGGCCGACGGAAAAACACCACGTAAAGACAGTAAAAATAAAAATACAAGCCTGAGAGACCGGACCTTACTGAACATGGTAATACTTACCGGTTTTGCATTCGAAAATGGCAAGTGGGTAGATGGTGAGGTATATGACCCTAAAAGCGGCAAGACTTACAGCAGTGTCATGAGCCTGAAAGGTGACAAACTGGAAATCAGGGGATATATCGGAACACCATTGTTTGGAAGAACGGCTGTCTTCACCAGACAGTAGACAATATTACCTCCTACCGCCGCACCTGCTTGTATTAAAAAAAATGATACAATTTTGGCCTGCCGGGGAATTTCGAAAATAAATTTGCGAAACCGAAAAGTTGCACATATATTTGCAACCAATTGGTTTCGGAAACAAAATAAGCTACTATGAGAAGAGATGTTTTTCAAGCCATTGCCGACCCCACACGTAGGGCCATCATCGCTTTGCTGGCCATACAAGCAATGACCCCGAATGCGATTGCCGAACATTTTGATTCGACCAGACAAGCCGTTTCAAAACATTTAAAAATACTGACAGAATGTGAGCTGGTAAAACAAGAGCATCAGGGACGGGAGATTTATTATCAAC belongs to Chitinophaga sp. HK235 and includes:
- a CDS encoding DUF2147 domain-containing protein, with translation MKRLALVIGFTMASMAGFAQAANAIKGLWFNPEKDGKVDIYESSGKYYGKLVWMKTPFEADGKTPRKDSKNKNTSLRDRTLLNMVILTGFAFENGKWVDGEVYDPKSGKTYSSVMSLKGDKLEIRGYIGTPLFGRTAVFTRQ
- a CDS encoding helix-turn-helix transcriptional regulator, which codes for MRRDVFQAIADPTRRAIIALLAIQAMTPNAIAEHFDSTRQAVSKHLKILTECELVKQEHQGREIYYQLEIEKMKEIDKWLEQFRKIWENRFQQLDELLSTIKKQKK